TGCACGAGCGCGAGGCGTTGGCCGGGGTGGCGGTGGACGCCGTGTTCGACAGCGTGTCGGTGGCCACCACCTTCAAGGACAAGCTGGCGGAGATGGGCATCATCTTCTGCTCGTTCTCCGAGGCGGTGCGGGAGCATCCGGAGCTGGTGCGGCAGTACCTGGGCTCGGTGGTGCCCTACAGCGACAACTTCTTCGCATCGCTCAACTCCGCGGTCTTCAGCGACGGGTCGTTCTGCTACGTGCCCAAGGGCGTGCGTTGTCCCATGGAATTGTCCACCTACTTCCGCATCAACGCGGCGCAGACGGGGCAGTTCGAGCGCACCCTCATCGTCGCCGACGCCGGAAGCTACGTGAGCTACCTGGAGGGGTGCACCGCGCCCATGCGCGACGAGAACCAGCTTCACGCCGCGGTGGTGGAGCTGGTGGCGTTGGAGGACGCGCAGATCAAGTACTCGACGGTGCAGAACTGGTACCCGGGCGACAAGGACGGCAAGGGCGGGATCTACAACTTCGTCACCAAGCGCGGCAAGTGTGCCGGGCGGAACTCGAAGATCTCGTGGACCCAGGTGGAAACGGGCTCGGCCATTACCTGGAAGTATCCGAGCTGCATCCTGCAGGGAGACGACTCGGTGGGCGAGTTCTACTCGGTGGCCGTGACCAACAACCGCCAGCAGGCGGACACCGGCACCAAGATGCTCCACGTGGGCCGCAACACCCGCAGCACCATCATCTCCAAGGGCATCTCGGCCGGTCACGGCCAGAACAGCTACCGGGGCCTGGTGAAGGTGCTCAAGGGCGCGGACAACGCGCGCAACTACTCCCAGTGCGACTCCCTGCTCATGGGCAGTGAGTGCGGCGCGCACACGTTCCCGTACCTGGAGGTGAAGAACAACTCGGCGCACATCGAGCACGAGGCCTCCACCTCCAAGATCGGCGAGGACCAGATCTTCTATTGCCGGCAGCGCGGCATCAAGGAAGAGGACGCGGTCTCGATGATCGTCAACGGCTTCTGCCGCGAGGTCTTCCGCGAGCTGCCCATGGAGTTTGCCGTGGAGGCCCAGCGCCTGCTGGACGTGAGCCTCGAGGGCAGCGTCGGCTGAAGCCGGCACAGACCATTTCGGATGTAGAGAATGCTTGAAGTACGCAACCTGCATGCGCGCGTGGAGGGGAAGGAGATCCTCCGCGGCATCGACCTGACGGTGAAGGCGGGCGAGGTGCACGCCATCATGGGTCCCAACGGCTCGGGCAAGAGCACCCTGGCCCAGGTGCTGGCAGGGCGGGACACCTACGAGGTCACCGAGGGAGAAGTCCTTTACAAGGGCGAGGACCTGCTGGAGATGGCGCCGGAGCTGCGCGCGGTCGAGGGCGTGTTCCTGGGCTTCCAGTATCCGGTGGAGATTCCGGGCCTCAACAGCCTCTATTTCCTTCGGGCGGCGGTGAACGCGGCGCGCGCCCACCGCGGCGAGGAGGAGCTGGACGCGGTGGACTTCATGGCCCTGGCCAAGGAGAAGATGAAGGCGGTGGAGATGGGCGAGGACCTGCTGCGGCGCCCGGTCAACGCGGGCTTCTCCGGGGGCGAGAAGAAGCGCGCCGAGATCTTCCAGATGACCGTCCTGGAGCCCACCCTGGCGATCCTGGACGAGACCGATTCCGGTCTCGACATCGACGCGCTGAAGGTCGTGTCCCAAGGCATCAACCTGTTCCGCGGCCCGGAACGCGCCATCATCCTGGTGACCCACTACCAGCGGCTGCTCAACTACGTGGTGCCCGACGTGGTCCACGTGATCCACAACGGGCGGCTGGTGAAGTCCGGCGGCAAGGAGCTGGCGCGGGAGTTG
This window of the Deltaproteobacteria bacterium genome carries:
- the sufB gene encoding Fe-S cluster assembly protein SufB, giving the protein HEREALAGVAVDAVFDSVSVATTFKDKLAEMGIIFCSFSEAVREHPELVRQYLGSVVPYSDNFFASLNSAVFSDGSFCYVPKGVRCPMELSTYFRINAAQTGQFERTLIVADAGSYVSYLEGCTAPMRDENQLHAAVVELVALEDAQIKYSTVQNWYPGDKDGKGGIYNFVTKRGKCAGRNSKISWTQVETGSAITWKYPSCILQGDDSVGEFYSVAVTNNRQQADTGTKMLHVGRNTRSTIISKGISAGHGQNSYRGLVKVLKGADNARNYSQCDSLLMGSECGAHTFPYLEVKNNSAHIEHEASTSKIGEDQIFYCRQRGIKEEDAVSMIVNGFCREVFRELPMEFAVEAQRLLDVSLEGSVG
- the sufC gene encoding Fe-S cluster assembly ATPase SufC — its product is MLEVRNLHARVEGKEILRGIDLTVKAGEVHAIMGPNGSGKSTLAQVLAGRDTYEVTEGEVLYKGEDLLEMAPELRAVEGVFLGFQYPVEIPGLNSLYFLRAAVNAARAHRGEEELDAVDFMALAKEKMKAVEMGEDLLRRPVNAGFSGGEKKRAEIFQMTVLEPTLAILDETDSGLDIDALKVVSQGINLFRGPERAIILVTHYQRLLNYVVPDVVHVIHNGRLVKSGGKELARELEDTGYSWVEETAGRGTGT